A portion of the Acidobacteriota bacterium genome contains these proteins:
- a CDS encoding VCBS repeat-containing protein, with translation IQWGAGYAPYFDTPVPADYDGDGKADLAIWRGADSIWYIRPSANPNSPVLALWGANYAPYFDVPAPADYDGDGKADIAVWRRSGTWFVKRSTDGTNLIQGQGGSGDVPVPAYGVR, from the coding sequence ATTCAATGGGGGGCAGGCTATGCGCCGTATTTCGACACGCCTGTCCCGGCGGATTATGACGGCGACGGCAAAGCGGACTTGGCGATCTGGCGCGGCGCGGATTCGATCTGGTACATCCGGCCCAGCGCCAACCCAAACAGTCCCGTGCTGGCGTTATGGGGCGCGAATTATGCGCCGTACTTCGATGTGCCCGCGCCCGCCGATTATGACGGGGATGGCAAGGCGGATATTGCGGTGTGGCGGCGCAGCGGGACGTGGTTCGTCAAGCGCAGCACGGACGGGACGAACCTGATTCAAGGGCAGGGCGGAAGCGGCGATGTGCCGGTGCCTGCTTATGGCGTCAGGTAG